In Beggiatoa leptomitoformis, the genomic window CCTTGACGGTACAGATACAACAACAACGTATCCGTGAAACACAAAATCGGTTAGAAACCATTCAAGAAGCCTTAATCGGTTTTGTATTGATAAATGGCTATTTTCCTTGTCCTGATACCGATTTTAACGGCATGGAGAATAGAAGTTCAACAGGTTTAACCTGTACAAAAATAGAGGGTTATATTCCCTATGCACAACTGGGTGTTGAGGGAAAAGATGCATGGAATAATCCTATCCGTTTTCGCACCCGTAATCGTTACGCACAAAATAGCGGTATTGATTTTAGTTCGCCCAGTGATTTAGTGATTAGGCGATTAAATAACGAACAACTAACGAACACAACGGATTCTAACGTATTAGCCATTATTTATTCATGTGGTAAAAACGGCAGACCCGATCCTACACCTGAAAGTGATTTAGAAAAAACCAACGATGCTGATGGTATCACTGAAGCAAGTATGACCTGCAAAAATAACGGCAATAATGAAGAAAACTATATTGCAGATAGTTTTAACACAGAATTTGATGATATTGTTATCTGGATTTCAAAGGAAACAATGATTTATCGTCTTACACAGGCGGGAAAATATGGTGCAAAATAAAGAACGAGGCTTCAGCATTCTCGAACTTGCAATGGTTGTATTTATTATCGCACTGTTAGCAGGCAGTTTATTAATCCCCTTAAGTACAAGAATTAATCAGCAATATATTCAAAATACCCAAAAATCCCTAGAAGAAGCAAAAGAGGCTTTATTAGGTTATGCGGTGATTAATGGACGTTTCCCTTGTCCTGCATTAGCCGATGGAAAAGCCAATAGTACATTGTGTAATAGCGAAGGGTTTATCCCTTGGGTTGAATTGGGTGTGGGGCGTTATGATGGGTGGGGTAAAACGTTACGTTATCGTGTAGATAAAACGTTTATGATTGATGAAGCTGAAATAAAAGATAAACAAATGAAAGGCACTAGCGGATTCACTATTAAAACAATAGATAATTCAAGTCTTGCAAGCAGTGACGTGATTGTTGCCATTTTATTTTCAACAGGAAAAAATGGTAAGGCTGACAACACGAATCTAATCGGGGGTAGCAACACGAATTATACGCAAGATACTCAAAATTCTGCACAAAACTTTGACGATATGCTTATTTGGATTTCTAACAGTATGTTAGCCAGTCGCTGGGTGATGAGTGGGCGCACCATTACAGATTAAGCATGTAAATCATGACAACGTGCTGTTGCAAGCTCTAATGCTTGAATTAACAATTCTTTGCGCACAGGTTTAGCAATATAATCATTCATCCCTGCTTCTAAACAGGCTTCTCTATCGCCTTTCATAGCGTTTGCGGTCATAGCAATAATCCATGGTGATTGTGGCGGTAAAAATTCTGTGCGAATTTGGCGGGTTGCCGTCAAACCATCCATTTCTGGCATTTGAATATCCATTAAAACAATATTATAAAAATGCTGCCGCAATGTCGTTAGGGCTTCTAAACCATTATTAACAACATCCGCTTCATAACCCAATTTTTTCAACAATAACAAGGCTACCTTTTGATTAGTTGGGTTATCTTCCACTAATAAAATGCGTAATGCAGTAGCATTTTTTGCTGTTGACTCATTCATTCTCGTTTGCCTGTTTCTAATAAACGGAGCATTACTTTTTGCTTGGGATATTTTGTAAAACCGCTTCTAAGGTTTCTCTGCGAATAGGTTTGCTGATGTAGTCGTTCATTCCTGCGGCCAAACACATTTCACGGTCACCTTGCATAGCATTTGCCGTCATTGCAATCACCCAAGGGCGTTCTTCTGGGGGGAAAGTACCCATAATGTGTTTGGTTGCGGTTAAACCATCCATTTCTGGCATTTGCACATCCATAAAAACGACATCATAAGGTTGTCTTTTTAAGAAAGTCAGCACTTCTATCCCATTATTGGCAATATCTACATCGTAACCCAGTTTTTTCAGCATGATACTAGCGACTTTCTGATTGGTTAAATTATCTTCAGCCAATAAAATCCGTAACTCATTAATAGATGTGGATGTAGGCTGTGGCATTTCAATAATGGTATTAACCGATGATGCTACAATGTCAACTTTAGGTAAAAGTGCTTGTAACAAAACAGAATATAAACGAGCGGGTTTTAATGGTTTGGTCAATGTAGAATAAGTCTGCCCCTCTCTACTGGGTAAATAAGCGGTTGCTAAAACAATAATGGGGCATGTCGCACGTTGATAAATACTACTTAATTTTGTAAGACGAGAAATATCTTCTTCATTAGGCAGATGTACATCTAATAAAATCGCGTGCCATTCTGTATTACTTCTCAATAAATCATGGAATTTTGAAAGTTCTTCTATTTCAACTGTTTCCATCCCCCAGTATTTCACTTGCTTTCTTAACACTTCTCGATTACTGGGATATTGGCTACAAACAAGCAATCGTTTGTTAATCAGCGTGGGGTGCGTGGTATATAAATAAGGATAAGGATTATCTAAGCTGGTTTGTACTTGAATAGTAAAATGAAAAGTAGAGCCATTATTTTCTACGCTTTCTACCCACACATTCCCCCCCATCAATAAACTTAAACTTTTACTAATGGTTAAGCCCAATCCTGTACCGCCATGTTTGCGGGTTGTGGAACTGTCAATTTGAGTAAAGGGTTGAAACAAACGATGCAAGCGTGATGAAGGAATGCCAATGCCTGTATCTTTAATAGCAAAATGAATTGTTTCAGGTGGTGTTAGGTGTTCTTCTGTTGTTTTTATGGGAAATTCATTATTTGGAAAATAAGGCGGAAAATCTGGAATCTCTTTATCAACAATAACTTTTACTTCCCCTGTTTCAGTAAACTTTACAGAATTACTAAGCATATTCAATAAGATTTGACGAATACGTGTCACATCGCCAACCACAATAACGGGGACATCATCACTAATTTGATAAACAAGGTTAAGATTTTTAGTAACCGCAACGCTTGAGACTAACCCGAGCGCGTTTTCTACACATAACCGCAAATCTAAAGGACGACATTCTAATTCCAAGCGTCCTGCTTCAATCTTAGAAAAGTCTAAAATATCATTAATCAGCGTTAAAAGCGTTTCCCCACTGGTACGAATGGTATTGAGATAGTCCAGTTGTTCTGCATTTAAAGCGGTATCTTGCAGAATGGCAGACATGCCTATCACCGCATTTAAAGGCGTGCGGATTTCATGACTCATATTAGCAAGAAACTCAGACTTGGCTCGAGTTGCTTCTTCGGCAACTTCTCGGGCGGCAAGCAGTTCGTTTTCTATTGCATCAGCATGTTCTGTCGTTGTCTCAAGCAGAATTTCTAAATCCACCTTTTGCATTAATAAGTCGGCAATACTATCTTGTAGCCGCTGTACTTCTGCTAATAAGGCTTCTTTAGTCCACTCTTCCACTGTTGTTGACATTCTATCAACTCGTACTGTTAGGTTATTTGATCAATAGCATTGATTATGGATGATGCAATCATGGAGTAAATAAAGTATTTATTCCCACTCCATTAAGAGGCTAGGCATCAAGCGTTGCAAATTTTTTAATGATTTACCTTGCCACGGAATCTTTTTAGAGCCGAGCAATACAACTTGAATATCTGGTTTTTGTCGCATTTTAATCATAAATTTAGAAAGTACGTTAATACCAGAGCTATTTAAAAATTCTAACTGCCGAAGATTTAACGTAATACTCGGTGGATTTTGTGCCGCAACTGCATCTAGTAATTGTACAACAGGGGCATACTCTTCCATTCCACTTAAACGGAAAGACCCTTGACAAACAACAGTGGAATTAACACTGTCATATTCAACACTATAATCACCTGTTTTAATATCCATGAACCTATAAACTCCTCAAACACGTCATTCAAACCGCTAATTCAGCCATTGTGGTAACTGTTACGACACGCGGGTTTTCTGTGGCGGTCTCAAACTTCCATCCCAACGTTGCTCCATAATCATTCATCATGGTCAGTAGCCCTAGCCCTGATGCATCAGTGTCACTTTCCGCGTTTTTTTCTAAGCGGTAAATATACAATTCTTGCGGGTCAGCACTGAGCATTTCCTGAATACGGTGTTGAAAGGCTGTTTGTGTTTCTGGATGAATACTATTAGTTACATAGAATAATATTCGCTCGCTATGCAGTTGTAATTTAATACTAATTGGGTGATTTGTACTATCATTATTGAATTTCATGGCATTTTCCAATAACTCATTGGCAATATAACCCACTGCGCCACGAATATCCGTTTGTCGGTCAAATGTCGTTGGGTCATCATCACTAATTGGAAAAAAAGTTGTTAGATAGTCCGCCAGAAAATCCGCAGATAAACCATTGTTCCGCCAACGTTGTTTTAAAGGTATTGAACTGGGTGAAAAACCCAGTATCAAATACTCCTCACTGCTTTGATTTTCTATAAAATTACCAAATACTTGCCTCATATCCACGAATCCCCTTTCATGATGATGATGGTCTTGCCTGAATATAGTTATCACCTAAGTATTCTAAAATTGACCGAATTTTATTAACAACATTACTTAAAGGGCATTTTGCCTGATTCTCTATCACTAAGTAAATCAATTAGTGAAACCAATCAAACCACCCCGATTTTTCTTCGGTGATTTGCCAACTGTTACCCACAATGCTATTAAAACGAGAACTCGCACTTTCTAATGGCATATTTTGGTAATGACGCACCATATTGTCATATATGTCATTAAAAGCACTGTCTTTGTCTAATAAAATACCTGAGTAATGATTATTATAAATAACATTAGCCGCAACAATATTCTCAATTGCAGGCAAAAAATCTAAAGACTGCTCATCTGGCGTGTTATGTGTTAATTCAGGTTCTAACCCCGCATTTCCCAATAAAATACCAAAAAAATGGAAACGACTATTTTCACCTTGATTATTATTCATTAAAGTATTAAATAATATAAGGTTACGTAACCCAGAACGGACAAGTTTTATACCATCTCCCGCACCATCACGTACAGTATTCCATATAAGCAAATTCTGTGCGGCGTTATCTAAAGAAATAGCTGGTAATTTAGCAACAGAAGAGCCATCTGCCAGTTTACCAAACTTAAAAACTAAATCTTGTTTCAAACTTTCGTCAGTTTGATGCGACCGAAAACCATTATGGATAAAAGTATTTTCTTGAATAACATTATTGACACTGCCAAAGTCTAAACAT contains:
- a CDS encoding type II secretion system protein, whose protein sequence is MVQNKERGFSILELAMVVFIIALLAGSLLIPLSTRINQQYIQNTQKSLEEAKEALLGYAVINGRFPCPALADGKANSTLCNSEGFIPWVELGVGRYDGWGKTLRYRVDKTFMIDEAEIKDKQMKGTSGFTIKTIDNSSLASSDVIVAILFSTGKNGKADNTNLIGGSNTNYTQDTQNSAQNFDDMLIWISNSMLASRWVMSGRTITD
- a CDS encoding response regulator, with the translated sequence MSTTVEEWTKEALLAEVQRLQDSIADLLMQKVDLEILLETTTEHADAIENELLAAREVAEEATRAKSEFLANMSHEIRTPLNAVIGMSAILQDTALNAEQLDYLNTIRTSGETLLTLINDILDFSKIEAGRLELECRPLDLRLCVENALGLVSSVAVTKNLNLVYQISDDVPVIVVGDVTRIRQILLNMLSNSVKFTETGEVKVIVDKEIPDFPPYFPNNEFPIKTTEEHLTPPETIHFAIKDTGIGIPSSRLHRLFQPFTQIDSSTTRKHGGTGLGLTISKSLSLLMGGNVWVESVENNGSTFHFTIQVQTSLDNPYPYLYTTHPTLINKRLLVCSQYPSNREVLRKQVKYWGMETVEIEELSKFHDLLRSNTEWHAILLDVHLPNEEDISRLTKLSSIYQRATCPIIVLATAYLPSREGQTYSTLTKPLKPARLYSVLLQALLPKVDIVASSVNTIIEMPQPTSTSINELRILLAEDNLTNQKVASIMLKKLGYDVDIANNGIEVLTFLKRQPYDVVFMDVQMPEMDGLTATKHIMGTFPPEERPWVIAMTANAMQGDREMCLAAGMNDYISKPIRRETLEAVLQNIPSKK
- a CDS encoding slr1659 superfamily regulator, encoding MDIKTGDYSVEYDSVNSTVVCQGSFRLSGMEEYAPVVQLLDAVAAQNPPSITLNLRQLEFLNSSGINVLSKFMIKMRQKPDIQVVLLGSKKIPWQGKSLKNLQRLMPSLLMEWE
- a CDS encoding type II secretion system protein; translation: MFSLRNSSPCQRGFTLLELAIFIVALSFLLSGVLMPLTVQIQQQRIRETQNRLETIQEALIGFVLINGYFPCPDTDFNGMENRSSTGLTCTKIEGYIPYAQLGVEGKDAWNNPIRFRTRNRYAQNSGIDFSSPSDLVIRRLNNEQLTNTTDSNVLAIIYSCGKNGRPDPTPESDLEKTNDADGITEASMTCKNNGNNEENYIADSFNTEFDDIVIWISKETMIYRLTQAGKYGAK
- a CDS encoding response regulator, translated to MNESTAKNATALRILLVEDNPTNQKVALLLLKKLGYEADVVNNGLEALTTLRQHFYNIVLMDIQMPEMDGLTATRQIRTEFLPPQSPWIIAMTANAMKGDREACLEAGMNDYIAKPVRKELLIQALELATARCHDLHA
- a CDS encoding DUF6272 family protein; its protein translation is MRQVFGNFIENQSSEEYLILGFSPSSIPLKQRWRNNGLSADFLADYLTTFFPISDDDPTTFDRQTDIRGAVGYIANELLENAMKFNNDSTNHPISIKLQLHSERILFYVTNSIHPETQTAFQHRIQEMLSADPQELYIYRLEKNAESDTDASGLGLLTMMNDYGATLGWKFETATENPRVVTVTTMAELAV